From Streptomyces cyaneogriseus subsp. noncyanogenus, the proteins below share one genomic window:
- a CDS encoding phosphotransferase, with product MEPSQLRRAVEAGRAAATDLGLQVDDAVVIHDSDRVTLRLVPCGVLARVAPAEHLAESEFETEVAHRLAAVGAPVAELDPRAGARVHVRDAFAISLWTYYEPVGPEVAPADYAGVLLRHHAALRRIDLDAPHFTERAAAALREVDDRERSPELPDPDRELLSSTLGGLGAAIGADRADDQLLHGEPHPGNLLNTRRGPLLVDLATCCRGPVEFDLAHAPEEAGGHYAGADHGLLRRCRALNWAMFSAWRWRRDDHLPDREHWRAEGLNRLRAALDRCAAT from the coding sequence ATGGAGCCATCACAACTGCGCCGCGCAGTCGAGGCAGGGCGGGCGGCCGCTACGGATCTGGGGCTCCAGGTCGACGACGCGGTCGTGATCCACGACTCGGACCGCGTCACGCTGCGCCTGGTCCCGTGCGGTGTCCTGGCTCGGGTCGCACCTGCGGAGCACCTGGCCGAGTCCGAGTTCGAGACGGAGGTGGCCCACCGTCTCGCCGCCGTGGGCGCTCCGGTGGCCGAGCTCGACCCCCGGGCCGGGGCCCGAGTCCATGTGCGTGACGCCTTCGCCATCTCCCTGTGGACCTACTACGAACCTGTGGGCCCGGAGGTCGCGCCGGCCGACTACGCAGGCGTGCTCCTGCGGCACCATGCCGCACTGCGCCGGATCGACCTGGACGCCCCCCACTTCACCGAACGAGCCGCCGCGGCACTGAGAGAGGTCGACGACCGGGAGCGCTCCCCCGAACTGCCCGATCCCGACCGGGAACTGCTCAGCAGCACACTCGGCGGACTGGGCGCAGCGATCGGCGCCGACCGAGCCGACGACCAGCTTCTGCACGGCGAGCCGCATCCGGGCAACCTCCTGAACACGCGGAGAGGGCCGCTTCTCGTCGACCTCGCCACGTGCTGCCGTGGGCCGGTCGAGTTCGATCTCGCCCACGCGCCCGAGGAAGCGGGAGGGCACTACGCGGGAGCCGACCACGGCCTGCTCCGCCGGTGCCGCGCCCTGAACTGGGCGATGTTCTCAGCCTGGCGCTGGCGCCGCGACGACCACCTGCCTGACCGGGAGCACTGGAGAGCGGAGGGGCTCAACCGGCTCCGTGCCGCACTCGACCGCTGCGCAGCGACCTGA
- a CDS encoding sigma factor, producing the protein MDSAALDRFEAGRGRLASLAYRLLGSAADAEDAVQDTFLRWQAADRERVEAPEAWLTKVVTRLCLDRLRSAQARHERAAGAWLPEPLLEGDPMLGPADTFEQRESVSLAVLTLMERLSPVERAVYVLREVFSYSHADITRSASQQHLHRARVRVAAERRGGGEVDPASARRVVEEFLAAAVSGRTERLVALLTDDVAAVSDGAGLGKRLLRFRTRERVASYVRAGFKPTPAKRRLAGGSPALHIALVNGSPAVLAVVEGRVVGAVAFEVAGGRVAFLCGIAAADRLARLAESWRQRGPGTPAIAAW; encoded by the coding sequence ATGGACAGCGCAGCCCTCGACCGGTTCGAGGCCGGCCGGGGCCGGCTGGCCTCGCTCGCGTACCGTCTGCTCGGCTCGGCCGCCGACGCCGAGGACGCCGTGCAGGACACGTTCCTGCGCTGGCAGGCCGCGGACCGCGAACGGGTCGAGGCGCCGGAAGCGTGGCTGACCAAGGTCGTCACCCGTCTCTGCCTCGACCGGCTCCGCTCGGCGCAGGCGCGCCACGAGCGCGCGGCCGGTGCCTGGCTGCCCGAGCCGCTCCTGGAGGGCGACCCGATGCTCGGCCCGGCCGACACCTTCGAGCAGCGCGAATCGGTGTCCCTGGCCGTCCTGACCCTCATGGAGCGCCTCTCCCCGGTCGAGCGGGCCGTCTACGTCCTGCGCGAGGTGTTCTCGTACAGCCACGCCGACATCACCCGGTCCGCCAGCCAGCAGCATCTCCACCGCGCCCGGGTGCGGGTCGCCGCCGAGCGCCGCGGCGGTGGCGAGGTGGATCCCGCGTCCGCGCGCCGGGTCGTCGAGGAGTTCCTCGCCGCCGCCGTGTCGGGGCGCACCGAACGGCTGGTGGCGCTGCTCACCGACGACGTGGCGGCGGTCTCGGACGGTGCCGGGCTGGGCAAGCGGCTGCTGCGGTTCCGGACGCGTGAGCGCGTCGCCTCCTACGTGCGGGCCGGTTTCAAGCCCACACCGGCCAAGCGGCGGCTGGCCGGCGGCTCCCCCGCGCTCCACATCGCGCTGGTCAACGGCTCCCCGGCCGTCCTCGCCGTGGTCGAGGGCCGGGTCGTGGGCGCCGTGGCGTTCGAAGTCGCCGGCGGCAGGGTCGCGTTTCTGTGCGGCATCGCCGCCGCGGACCGGCTCGCGCGCCTGGCCGAGAGCTGGCGGCAGCGCGGACCCGGCACGCCGGCCATCGCCGCCTGGTGA
- a CDS encoding AAA family ATPase: MIVWLNGTHGAGKTTTSTLVQQLIADSRVFDAEKVGETLMDIKPGLPWTGNFQHWPPWRPLVVETARRVLDYTGGTLVVPMTVLVEQYWREISTGLAEHGIPVRHFVLHADQDTLRRRIEGDRVLGPSAFRLRYLEPYAEAARTWLHAEAEVVDTTHLTPAQAALRIAEAVKN, encoded by the coding sequence ATGATCGTATGGCTCAACGGCACCCATGGCGCAGGCAAGACGACGACCAGTACGCTCGTGCAGCAACTGATCGCGGATTCACGGGTGTTCGACGCCGAGAAGGTCGGCGAGACACTCATGGACATCAAGCCGGGGCTGCCCTGGACGGGCAACTTCCAGCACTGGCCGCCCTGGCGGCCGCTCGTGGTCGAGACCGCCCGCCGCGTACTCGACTACACCGGTGGCACCCTGGTGGTGCCCATGACCGTCCTGGTCGAACAGTACTGGCGGGAGATCAGCACGGGCCTGGCCGAACACGGCATCCCGGTGCGGCACTTCGTTCTCCACGCCGACCAGGACACCCTCCGCCGGCGCATCGAGGGGGACAGGGTTCTGGGTCCTTCCGCGTTCCGTCTGCGGTACCTCGAGCCCTACGCCGAGGCGGCCCGCACATGGCTGCACGCCGAGGCCGAGGTCGTCGACACCACGCACCTCACCCCCGCCCAGGCCGCCCTGCGGATCGCCGAGGCCGTCAAGAACTGA
- the tap gene encoding telomere-associated protein Tap translates to MATEEELFASVDALLEEEPQLPPPAERARLREAAGITQARLATALKTTTQSVKNWENGRSEPKEPRLTAYQRLLKGWAAKYPAHAAPAAAPVPAAAPRPVPHTFTGPAAPGTPAGPTAAPVQAPAAPPAPAAPPAPERAARPAARPATPSRRPAAKRAAETAAADPRFPHGPLAVLDGDGSAYGVDGIVLDCPARTIPELVEWTLRESGLGAPRLNRHGKDSDPLIVLTASAAVKLGLPERLEGPEQRRSLRLPGDHPVVEQVARAKWRLTQRGFGPWARIYRKAQGHERQCVQLAILSWDALDERSWPGVADMEPARIARVLGVYAQRVITPRGSTAVSGLELMTALRPPTRAVRDEATGNWVPGHNPGSLGTEPMDPAPPEATPEHPVVVRSGWTGGFLNEEAYQWVRDVDLLTDEECTLPYAVGLDLNTAFLAAAARLTVGLSEPVHFVNPAFNPKIPGSWLVDLSHVELDPRLPSPFTPTGERPTGPAWYQTHTVAYAQELGYNVRPIEAYLRRETGAYLDPWHDRLKAAYLDTLADLGVTRELSDAEFLAAMERHKDADPALAAVLSAIKATVKGGVGKLRERPQGRHYKAGDRWPALERPTWRPDIRAAVISKARVNMHRKLLNMARMTGLYPLAVLSDCVVYPSPGASPLDFLPYAASGKPQPGGFRLGPSPGLAKLEGVQELLWAVDLMEKGYNPARHIKGGDAVLDEGE, encoded by the coding sequence ATGGCTACCGAGGAGGAGTTGTTCGCGTCGGTCGACGCGCTGCTGGAGGAGGAGCCGCAGCTTCCGCCGCCGGCGGAGCGCGCCCGGCTGCGGGAGGCCGCCGGCATCACCCAGGCCCGCCTCGCGACCGCGCTGAAGACGACCACGCAGAGCGTGAAGAACTGGGAGAACGGCCGGAGCGAGCCCAAGGAGCCGCGCCTGACGGCGTACCAGCGGCTGCTGAAGGGCTGGGCGGCGAAGTACCCCGCGCACGCCGCCCCCGCCGCTGCGCCCGTCCCGGCCGCCGCTCCCCGGCCGGTGCCGCACACGTTCACCGGCCCGGCCGCACCCGGGACGCCCGCAGGACCGACGGCCGCGCCGGTACAGGCGCCCGCCGCACCGCCCGCACCCGCCGCACCGCCCGCGCCCGAGCGTGCCGCCCGCCCTGCCGCGCGCCCGGCGACCCCGTCGCGCCGTCCGGCGGCGAAGAGGGCCGCCGAGACCGCCGCCGCGGATCCGCGGTTCCCGCACGGCCCGCTCGCGGTGCTGGACGGTGACGGCTCCGCGTACGGCGTGGACGGCATCGTGCTCGACTGCCCCGCGCGCACGATCCCGGAGCTGGTGGAGTGGACGCTGCGCGAGTCCGGCCTCGGCGCCCCCCGGCTCAACCGCCACGGCAAGGACTCCGACCCGCTCATCGTGCTCACCGCGTCCGCGGCCGTGAAGCTGGGGCTGCCCGAGCGCCTGGAGGGTCCCGAGCAGCGCCGCTCCCTGCGTCTGCCGGGCGACCACCCCGTGGTGGAGCAGGTCGCTCGCGCCAAGTGGCGGCTCACCCAGCGCGGGTTCGGCCCGTGGGCGCGGATCTACCGCAAGGCCCAGGGGCACGAACGGCAGTGCGTGCAGCTCGCGATCCTGTCGTGGGACGCCCTCGACGAGCGGTCCTGGCCCGGCGTCGCCGACATGGAGCCGGCCCGCATCGCCCGTGTCCTCGGCGTCTACGCCCAGCGGGTCATCACCCCGCGCGGGTCGACGGCCGTGTCGGGCCTGGAGCTGATGACGGCGCTGCGTCCGCCCACGCGCGCGGTGCGGGACGAGGCGACCGGGAACTGGGTGCCCGGCCACAACCCCGGCTCGCTGGGGACGGAACCGATGGACCCGGCGCCGCCGGAGGCCACCCCCGAGCACCCCGTCGTCGTCCGCTCCGGCTGGACGGGCGGCTTCCTGAACGAGGAGGCGTACCAGTGGGTGCGCGACGTCGACCTCCTGACCGACGAGGAGTGCACACTCCCGTACGCGGTGGGCCTGGACCTGAACACCGCCTTCCTCGCGGCCGCCGCCCGCCTGACGGTCGGCCTGTCCGAGCCGGTGCACTTCGTGAACCCGGCGTTCAACCCGAAGATCCCCGGCTCCTGGCTGGTCGATCTCTCCCACGTGGAGCTGGACCCGCGCCTGCCGTCGCCGTTCACGCCGACCGGCGAGCGCCCGACGGGACCTGCCTGGTACCAGACGCACACCGTCGCCTACGCCCAGGAGCTCGGCTACAACGTCCGGCCGATCGAGGCGTACCTGCGCCGCGAGACCGGCGCCTACCTGGACCCGTGGCACGACCGGCTCAAGGCGGCCTACCTCGACACCCTCGCCGACCTCGGCGTCACCCGGGAGCTGTCCGACGCGGAGTTCCTGGCGGCGATGGAGCGGCACAAGGACGCCGACCCGGCCCTGGCCGCCGTCCTGTCCGCCATCAAGGCGACCGTGAAGGGCGGCGTCGGCAAGCTGCGCGAACGCCCCCAGGGCAGGCACTACAAGGCGGGGGACCGGTGGCCGGCCCTGGAGCGGCCGACCTGGCGCCCGGACATCCGCGCCGCCGTCATCTCCAAGGCCCGGGTCAACATGCACCGCAAGCTGCTCAACATGGCGCGGATGACGGGCCTGTACCCGCTCGCCGTGCTGTCCGACTGCGTCGTCTACCCCTCACCGGGCGCGAGCCCGCTCGACTTCCTCCCCTACGCCGCCTCCGGCAAGCCCCAGCCCGGAGGGTTCCGTCTCGGCCCCTCGCCGGGCCTGGCGAAGCTGGAGGGCGTCCAGGAACTGCTGTGGGCCGTCGACCTGATGGAGAAGGGCTACAACCCGGCCCGTCACATCAAGGGCGGCGACGCCGTCCTGGACGAAGGCGAGTAA
- a CDS encoding NmrA/HSCARG family protein has product MPINSDTVLVTGATGRQGGATARALLAAEVPVRALVRDPRSKSAQAIEALGAELVRADLSDRDSLGPAVEGVRAVFSVQRPPMTETSVDFAGELAQATNLVDAAKAEGVRQFVQSSTSGVGEHTRVAGWAEGRWAAMADYFHTKQAITEAVRGAGFARWTVIKPAFFMENLPLLAPKGPRGGLLTVLKPETELALVAVRDIGTAAAHALRDPDRFHQVELELAGDLRTMEQIAQTLSAAWGVPVTAPSMSLEKALDAGMPTWGAGHEWNNAVLQPARPEFARELGIPVTTFAEWADEQLTPVSG; this is encoded by the coding sequence ATGCCCATCAACAGCGATACCGTCCTGGTCACCGGAGCCACCGGCCGGCAAGGCGGGGCCACGGCCCGCGCACTCCTGGCCGCCGAGGTGCCCGTACGTGCACTCGTACGCGATCCGCGGTCGAAGTCCGCCCAAGCGATCGAGGCGCTGGGCGCCGAGCTGGTGCGGGCGGATCTCTCCGACCGGGACTCCCTCGGCCCGGCGGTCGAGGGGGTCCGCGCGGTGTTCTCGGTGCAGAGGCCGCCCATGACCGAGACCAGCGTGGACTTCGCGGGCGAGCTCGCCCAGGCCACCAACCTGGTGGACGCGGCGAAGGCTGAGGGAGTAAGGCAGTTCGTGCAGTCCTCGACCAGTGGAGTCGGTGAGCACACCCGGGTCGCCGGCTGGGCCGAGGGCCGCTGGGCGGCGATGGCGGACTACTTCCACACCAAGCAGGCGATCACGGAGGCGGTGCGAGGTGCGGGCTTTGCCCGATGGACGGTGATCAAGCCCGCCTTCTTCATGGAGAACCTGCCCCTGCTGGCGCCCAAGGGGCCGCGCGGCGGACTGCTGACGGTACTGAAGCCGGAGACCGAACTGGCCCTGGTGGCCGTGCGGGACATCGGCACGGCTGCGGCGCACGCCCTTCGAGACCCTGACCGGTTCCACCAGGTGGAACTGGAACTGGCCGGTGACCTGCGCACGATGGAGCAGATCGCGCAGACCTTGTCCGCCGCCTGGGGCGTGCCAGTGACCGCACCCTCCATGAGCCTGGAAAAGGCCCTCGACGCGGGCATGCCGACGTGGGGAGCCGGACACGAGTGGAACAACGCCGTCCTCCAGCCAGCCCGGCCCGAGTTCGCCCGGGAGCTGGGCATCCCGGTCACCACCTTCGCCGAGTGGGCGGATGAGCAGCTGACACCCGTGTCCGGCTAG
- a CDS encoding TetR/AcrR family transcriptional regulator, whose translation MTGQRSDARRNYQRILAVAEAEVAAQGAEASLEQIARIAGVGSATVRRHFPTRRALLEAVFQERIEGLCERARRLSAAGDGRTALLEWLHALVLYAVSARGFANTLSYEPPAEEPSPHSCGNKIAAAGTPLLQRAIRDKAVAPHVTFHDLLTLAVGIALATEHHKDPETQADRLFRLAVEGLSPEHGIAEVSENSGSSVLVTESVPNGRL comes from the coding sequence ATGACCGGTCAGCGCTCGGACGCCCGACGCAACTACCAGCGCATCCTCGCCGTCGCCGAAGCCGAGGTCGCCGCGCAGGGCGCCGAGGCATCCCTGGAGCAGATCGCCCGCATCGCAGGCGTCGGTTCGGCGACCGTGCGCCGTCACTTCCCCACCCGCCGTGCCCTGCTCGAAGCCGTCTTTCAGGAGCGCATCGAGGGCCTATGCGAGCGCGCCCGCCGGCTGAGTGCGGCCGGGGACGGCCGCACTGCCCTCCTGGAGTGGCTCCACGCCCTCGTCCTCTACGCCGTCTCGGCCCGCGGATTCGCCAACACCCTCAGCTACGAGCCTCCCGCCGAGGAACCCTCCCCGCACTCCTGTGGCAACAAAATCGCAGCGGCCGGAACTCCCCTGCTCCAGCGCGCCATTCGCGACAAGGCGGTTGCACCGCACGTCACCTTTCACGACCTGCTGACCCTCGCCGTCGGCATCGCCCTGGCCACCGAGCACCACAAGGACCCCGAGACCCAGGCCGACCGCCTCTTCCGCCTCGCTGTGGAAGGACTCAGCCCTGAGCACGGCATCGCTGAGGTATCCGAGAACTCAGGATCTTCGGTACTGGTGACAGAAAGTGTGCCGAACGGGCGGTTGTGA
- the tpg gene encoding telomere-protecting terminal protein Tpg yields MAGEIEDAIERAEQETFTRKPPKTLKGQIGYLLRQLGTAKAVAAEIGVTADSVNRYRRGARKNPPEDIAAKIDAAVRQRWQPRVRERRRREAARTGGITVETRARFGYTAPVGTTDDGRFRRLTVHLPPQYARRLFDARDAGAGDQQMRRIIAEGFKDVYFQDGGARATDLSDVALNDIDYLDLEY; encoded by the coding sequence GTGGCGGGAGAGATCGAGGACGCCATCGAGCGCGCCGAACAGGAGACCTTCACCCGTAAGCCGCCCAAGACCCTCAAGGGGCAGATCGGCTACCTGCTCAGGCAGTTGGGCACGGCCAAGGCCGTGGCGGCCGAGATCGGAGTCACCGCGGACTCCGTCAACCGCTACCGGCGGGGCGCCAGGAAGAACCCGCCCGAGGACATCGCCGCGAAGATCGACGCCGCCGTACGGCAGCGGTGGCAGCCCCGGGTCCGCGAGCGCCGGCGCCGCGAGGCCGCCCGCACCGGGGGGATCACCGTGGAGACCCGGGCCCGGTTCGGGTACACCGCGCCCGTCGGCACGACCGACGACGGCCGCTTCCGCCGCCTCACCGTGCACCTCCCCCCGCAGTACGCCCGCCGCCTGTTCGACGCCCGCGACGCCGGGGCCGGTGACCAGCAGATGCGCCGGATCATCGCCGAAGGATTCAAAGACGTGTACTTCCAGGACGGCGGAGCCCGCGCCACGGACCTCTCGGACGTCGCCCTCAACGACATCGATTACCTGGACCTCGAATACTGA
- a CDS encoding SRPBCC family protein, with protein sequence MTTQNAINWPEGYLPGTGDNFVSNEVIVQGVTAARVWRFLTDTSTWETYYGNITGISFPEGGGPVLEGGLAFSFEPVGAPSLHTQNARVVEFRAPAEGVPGRLSWTARQEGTPEERLDVLHAWLVEDLPGGRVRVLTQETQIGRPAAELARQLPDPMLNAHQSWLNGLIEAASGRLAA encoded by the coding sequence ATGACCACGCAGAACGCGATCAACTGGCCCGAGGGCTACCTGCCCGGCACCGGCGACAACTTCGTCTCCAACGAGGTGATCGTCCAGGGCGTCACCGCGGCCCGGGTCTGGCGCTTCCTGACCGACACCTCCACCTGGGAGACGTACTACGGCAACATCACCGGCATCTCCTTCCCGGAGGGCGGCGGCCCCGTGCTGGAGGGCGGTCTCGCCTTCAGCTTCGAACCCGTCGGCGCCCCTTCCCTGCACACCCAGAACGCCCGTGTCGTCGAGTTCCGGGCCCCGGCCGAGGGCGTCCCGGGCCGTCTGTCCTGGACCGCCCGTCAGGAGGGCACGCCCGAGGAGCGGCTCGACGTACTGCACGCCTGGCTGGTCGAGGACCTGCCCGGCGGCCGGGTCCGCGTCCTCACCCAGGAGACGCAGATCGGGCGGCCCGCCGCCGAACTGGCCCGGCAGCTGCCCGACCCCATGCTCAACGCCCATCAGAGCTGGCTGAACGGCCTGATCGAGGCCGCCTCCGGCCGGCTCGCCGCCTGA
- a CDS encoding nuclear transport factor 2 family protein codes for MTVLPDTGFTPSAEDRASLDAWFAAYDAASARRDIGHMADMAVFPLNLVSDDSRGDGRTAQWSREQFVDTMSQVMSEGGDETISFESTRTPVFLSPSVAVVFTDSTMAVGGEKRRLRYADILVRRGGTWAFQTMIQSGWGDALS; via the coding sequence ATGACCGTACTGCCCGACACCGGTTTCACTCCGTCCGCCGAGGACCGCGCGAGCCTGGACGCCTGGTTCGCGGCGTACGACGCGGCCAGCGCCCGGCGCGACATCGGCCACATGGCCGACATGGCGGTCTTCCCGCTCAACCTGGTCAGCGACGACTCCCGGGGCGACGGCCGTACCGCCCAGTGGTCCCGCGAACAGTTCGTCGACACCATGAGCCAGGTCATGAGCGAAGGAGGCGACGAGACGATCTCCTTCGAGTCGACCCGCACCCCGGTCTTCCTGAGCCCGTCGGTGGCCGTGGTGTTCACCGACTCGACCATGGCCGTCGGCGGGGAGAAGCGGCGGTTGCGGTACGCCGACATCCTCGTGCGGCGAGGGGGGACCTGGGCCTTCCAGACGATGATCCAGAGCGGCTGGGGCGACGCCCTGAGCTGA